One window of the Dreissena polymorpha isolate Duluth1 chromosome 5, UMN_Dpol_1.0, whole genome shotgun sequence genome contains the following:
- the LOC127881340 gene encoding sushi, von Willebrand factor type A, EGF and pentraxin domain-containing protein 1-like, whose amino-acid sequence MLTMAVDMVSVCLEFTLNRYIGHSVVGETTYNTSISTSSLDHCFRECFEDSLCYTITYSSNMCYKYGCDGNCQLASNGANDVYQRVCLEDCMPLINTSQYDVTIIGGFSHGAMANYTCKPGHTYHTGNLTRICNTNYWSGFAPQCVADCKQPTAIVNGSVSLSNGTSLGSTATYRCQAGFQLANGASSLVCDERSQWNGTHPICEIIECGRPSDVQNGSYNFSSGIQYGSVATASCYSGYETNDTAMIVCGDDGNWNGSLPDCVPVDCKSAQSIENGTVAFTGTTFNHTAFYNCMPGFELVGPNLMKCNQSAEWEPYVPRCQVKDSKSVPKNLYIMPCICYNKTFTGLTEEQIIDQLIQNTSIDTRNTTMALSKLSCRRDDRPFCVITGYVAIGVIGGMLLLVVLSDLPRLIRHFRYHF is encoded by the exons ATGCTAACTATGGCGGTTGATATGGTTTCAGTTTGTTTGGAGTTCACGTTAAATAGATACATTGGTCATTCGGTAGTAGGGGAGACCACGTACAACACTTCTATCTCCACTTCTTCGCTTGATCACTGTTTCCGGGAATGTTTTGAAGACAGCCTGTGCTACACAATAACGTATTCCTCCAACATGTGCTACAAGTACGGATGTGATGGTAATTGTCAGCTGGCCTCTAACGGTGCAAATGATGTTTACCAGCGCGTTTGTCTGGAAG ATTGCATGCCGTTGATTAACACATCACAATACGACGTAACAATAATTGGCGGTTTTTCACACGGGGCAATGGCGAATTACACGTGTAAACCAGGACATACCTATCACACCGGGAACCTTACAAG GATATGTAACACTAACTATTGGTCAGGCTTTGCCCCACAGTGCGTTGCTGATTGTAAACAACCGACAGCGATTGTGAATGGCTCCGTCAGTTTGTCCAACGGTACCTCACTTGGCAGCACAGCGACATACCGGTGTCAAGCCGGGTTCCAGCTGGCTAATGGGGCTTCAAGTCTTGTATGCGATGAGAGATCGCAATGGAACGGTACACATCCAATCTGTGAAATAATAGAGTGCGGCCGACCTTCCGATGTGCAAAATGGATCATACAATTTTTCGTCCGGAATTCAGTACGGTAGCGTTGCCACGGCGTCGTGCTATTCGGGGTACGAGACCAATGACACTGCAATGATCGTGTGTGGTGATGATGGCAATTGGAATGGCTCTCTCCCCGACTGTGTTCCAGTTGATTGTAAATCGGCCCAAAGCATTGAAAACGGAACTGTCGCCTTTACAGGAACAACTTTTAACCATACTGCATTCTATAACTGTATGCCCGGCTTTGAATTAGTTGGACCTAACCTGATGAAGTGCAATCAGTCGGCGGAATGGGAACCATATGTACCAAGATGCCAAG TTAAGGATTCCAAAAGCGTACCAAAGAATCTGTACATCATGCCGTGCATTTGTTACAACAAGACGTTCACTGGGCTTACCGAGGAGCAGATTATAGATCAGTTGATACAGAACACCTCGATAGACACTCGCAACACCACCATGGCGCTCAGCAAATTAAGCTGTCGGCGCGATGACCGACCTTTCTGTGTCATAACCGGTTACGTTGCCATCGGCGTTATCGGCGGGATGCTTCTACTGGTGGTCCTTTCAGATTTGCCAAGACTAATCCGTCATTTTAGATACCATTTTTAA